The proteins below come from a single Methanothrix thermoacetophila PT genomic window:
- a CDS encoding NAD-binding protein, whose amino-acid sequence MKREGGNGEPIYYGDATQEQVLRHLGITDARVLVIAISDPVATRQIVELARRLNEDIYIIARTRYIQEVETLHMLGADEVVPEEYETSIKIFARVLERYQLSRDTIERFVEDVRAGDYSLFRSLSEEAYCDANLKLMGKVIFTIRVPGGSKAAGRNLDELGIENVLAINRGDETLRSTGGLRLQEGDVLILIDTPEKMGEIERMLMN is encoded by the coding sequence GTGAAGAGAGAGGGTGGAAATGGAGAGCCCATCTACTATGGGGATGCGACACAGGAGCAGGTGCTGAGACATCTCGGAATAACGGATGCAAGGGTCCTGGTGATCGCCATCTCCGATCCTGTGGCCACACGTCAGATCGTAGAGCTGGCAAGACGTCTGAATGAAGATATTTATATAATAGCAAGGACTCGCTATATTCAGGAGGTTGAAACCCTCCACATGCTCGGTGCAGACGAGGTCGTTCCTGAGGAGTACGAGACATCTATCAAGATATTCGCGAGGGTTCTCGAGAGGTACCAGCTCTCAAGAGACACCATCGAGAGGTTTGTGGAAGATGTACGCGCTGGAGACTACAGCCTCTTTCGCAGCCTCTCCGAGGAGGCCTATTGCGACGCAAATCTGAAGCTCATGGGAAAGGTGATCTTCACTATAAGAGTGCCAGGGGGCTCGAAGGCTGCAGGCAGAAATCTCGATGAGCTCGGCATCGAGAACGTACTCGCGATAAACAGGGGCGATGAGACTCTGAGGTCTACAGGGGGATTGAGGCTGCAGGAAGGCGACGTTTTGATACTGATTGACACACCTGAGAAGATGGGTGAGATCGAGCGCATGCTGATGAATTAA
- a CDS encoding transposase — translation METRIKSELTVPEGSGYLFGDGEYDSRKFLNDVVDKGYMPVIKPRKISAGGFGSRIRDRIFNREIYKHRSVCEGFFGALTNWFGDRIPCFLEETTITRMLLRVLAYALRILSRFSIK, via the coding sequence GTGGAAACGAGGATAAAATCGGAACTAACAGTGCCTGAGGGATCAGGCTATTTATTTGGTGACGGTGAATATGATTCCAGGAAATTTTTGAATGATGTTGTAGATAAAGGTTACATGCCTGTTATTAAACCGAGAAAAATAAGTGCCGGTGGTTTTGGATCCAGAATCAGAGATCGGATCTTTAATAGAGAAATATACAAACACAGATCAGTTTGTGAAGGATTCTTTGGTGCTTTGACCAATTGGTTTGGAGATAGAATACCATGTTTCCTCGAAGAGACAACTATTACAAGGATGCTTCTGAGAGTACTGGCTTATGCATTGAGAATTCTATCAAGATTTAGTATAAAATAA
- a CDS encoding cation:proton antiporter: protein METELLGDVVIIFVLSSAVLFLFHRIRLPAILGYLITGIIAGPQCLGLIRSLDQVAVLAEIGVILLLFTVGIEISLKDLLQIKRFVLVGGFLQVLFTTLAVVFILVNLGRPFGEAIAIGFMVSLSSTAIVLRIIQQRGEFDALHGRTILGILIFQDVIVVPMMLLIPMLPGAAVATAESPIFIIIKAALLIAVVIAGAKWAVPRILYQVLKTRDHELFLLFTVGMCFAIAWISSFVGLSLGLGAFLAGLVISESPYSLHAIGNIRPLRDAFSSFFFVSIGMLLDLDLLMKNTAYIIALSICVILIKTIACGLATSLIGLPTRLVVLVSLALSQVGEFSFILSKVGLDAGLLSHEVYQLFLDVTVLTMAATTFMIAISHRVAAGISQLSRYDALERIGKQHALKDHLIIVGFGVNGRNVAMAARAKGIPYVVVDLNPDIVKGCV from the coding sequence TTGGAAACAGAGCTACTTGGAGACGTAGTGATCATATTTGTCCTATCCTCAGCTGTGCTCTTTCTATTCCACAGGATCAGGTTGCCTGCGATTCTGGGGTATCTCATAACTGGAATCATTGCAGGACCACAGTGTCTGGGTTTGATCAGATCCCTCGATCAGGTGGCAGTCCTGGCGGAGATCGGCGTTATACTGCTTCTCTTCACCGTCGGCATAGAGATCTCCCTTAAGGATTTGCTGCAGATAAAGAGGTTCGTTCTGGTCGGAGGCTTTCTGCAGGTACTGTTCACCACACTTGCAGTCGTTTTCATTCTGGTAAATCTGGGGAGACCCTTTGGGGAGGCTATCGCCATCGGGTTCATGGTATCGCTCAGCAGCACAGCCATAGTTCTCAGGATAATCCAGCAGAGGGGAGAGTTCGACGCGCTTCACGGGCGGACCATACTTGGCATACTGATATTCCAGGATGTCATAGTGGTCCCGATGATGCTGCTCATACCCATGCTGCCCGGAGCAGCTGTGGCCACAGCAGAGTCGCCAATTTTCATCATCATCAAAGCGGCGCTGCTCATAGCAGTCGTGATAGCAGGCGCGAAGTGGGCTGTGCCACGGATTCTCTACCAGGTGTTGAAGACGAGAGATCACGAGCTTTTTCTTCTGTTCACGGTGGGCATGTGCTTTGCTATAGCGTGGATCAGCTCCTTCGTCGGTCTCTCACTCGGGCTGGGCGCATTTCTGGCTGGATTAGTGATATCCGAGTCCCCCTACAGTCTGCATGCTATCGGGAACATCCGCCCGCTGCGTGATGCATTCTCAAGCTTCTTCTTCGTATCCATCGGCATGCTCCTCGATCTCGATTTGCTCATGAAGAACACAGCCTATATCATAGCTCTCTCTATCTGTGTTATATTAATAAAAACTATTGCATGCGGACTGGCCACATCTCTCATCGGCCTTCCCACGCGCTTGGTGGTGCTGGTAAGCCTGGCGCTGAGCCAGGTGGGGGAGTTCTCCTTCATACTCTCCAAGGTTGGACTGGATGCTGGCCTTCTATCCCATGAGGTCTACCAGCTGTTTCTGGATGTGACGGTGCTGACCATGGCTGCCACGACATTTATGATAGCTATCTCACACAGGGTGGCAGCTGGCATCTCACAGCTCTCCAGATATGATGCGCTCGAGAGGATCGGGAAACAGCACGCACTTAAAGACCACCTGATAATCGTGGGTTTTGGGGTGAATGGAAGGAACGTCGCCATGGCCGCGAGGGCGAAGGGTATACCATACGTTGTGGTCGATTTAAATCCTGACATCGTGAAGGGGTGTGTCTAA
- the surE gene encoding 5'/3'-nucleotidase SurE, giving the protein MRRILVTNDDGIYAPGLRAAVRSVEDLGEVIAVAPSGQRSGVGRSVSVFEPLRMAEVNLDGKKAYAVSGTPTDSVILGIFVVMNGELPDLAVSGINVGENISTDTVTTSGTIGAAIEAASYGVPAIAASIQVADQGDKFDNNHSVEYKFDTAMNLLRRVASRVLERGMPVGVDILNINLPLNATEDTEIVVTRLARKIFKTAVEERRDPRGRPYYWIGGDLICSEREGTDVRAVYQEGKISVTPLTIDSTAKVDFGEIMDLLEVI; this is encoded by the coding sequence ATGCGCAGGATACTTGTCACCAATGACGACGGGATTTACGCCCCCGGGCTCCGGGCGGCGGTCCGAAGCGTCGAGGATCTCGGGGAGGTCATAGCTGTCGCACCCTCCGGCCAGAGGAGCGGCGTTGGAAGGTCTGTCTCGGTGTTCGAGCCATTGAGGATGGCCGAGGTGAACCTCGACGGGAAAAAGGCGTACGCGGTCTCAGGCACCCCGACAGACTCGGTCATACTCGGCATCTTTGTTGTGATGAATGGAGAGCTCCCCGATCTCGCTGTCTCGGGCATAAATGTGGGGGAGAACATAAGCACAGACACTGTCACGACCAGCGGGACCATCGGCGCTGCCATAGAGGCTGCCAGCTACGGTGTACCGGCGATCGCAGCGTCGATACAGGTTGCGGATCAGGGTGACAAGTTCGATAACAACCACTCTGTGGAGTACAAGTTCGATACAGCCATGAACCTTCTTCGCAGGGTAGCGAGCAGGGTTCTGGAGAGGGGCATGCCTGTGGGGGTTGATATCCTGAACATCAATCTGCCGCTGAACGCCACTGAGGATACAGAGATAGTCGTCACGAGGCTTGCGAGGAAGATATTCAAGACGGCTGTTGAGGAACGCAGGGATCCAAGGGGGCGTCCGTACTACTGGATCGGAGGGGATCTGATATGCAGCGAGAGAGAAGGCACAGACGTCAGGGCTGTGTATCAGGAGGGCAAGATCTCGGTGACCCCGCTCACAATCGACTCAACGGCAAAGGTCGATTTCGGGGAGATCATGGACCTCCTGGAAGTCATCTAG
- a CDS encoding right-handed parallel beta-helix repeat-containing protein has translation MCIAFTLLMALSITGTAATIHAGSDVQRSIDAASPGDTIIVGPGVYGKFTVNKRLNLIGEGATVVASSSDACISVEADMVNISGFTVRNGLYGIRLSRVSGCSITNNTVTGCKQPGIVLLTSSGNIIANNNASYNGVVGEGWYGIYLTDSSNDNLIVNNIANNNGAYGIHLSTSCLNNTIKGNILNGNMYGVYMFTGCSKNIIEGNLISGNKANGIDLRFNCNRNTIRDNIITDNQVAGISLLDSGENEILSNDIRSNIRFGIQIQGRSDGNTVEGNNISKSPTGIFVESSSNIFHSNRLIDNVVQVVDRGENAWNAPYPVGGNAWSDYSGVDERSGPAQDVPGADGFGDTPREINNRSRDMYPVMGYELKPIRIINVSVPEEIEAGEELLINTWIESVNGLSQVSARIPESRSYVRLYQVGDHYEGSLTTALLDPGEYSVVITATDRRGYELEELIGEFRVTPRAGRSFEAAMDQLRGRS, from the coding sequence TTGTGTATAGCATTTACACTGCTGATGGCTCTCTCAATAACAGGCACTGCAGCCACAATACATGCTGGAAGCGATGTCCAGAGAAGCATAGATGCGGCATCTCCAGGGGATACGATAATTGTCGGGCCTGGTGTTTACGGGAAGTTCACAGTGAACAAGCGTCTGAACCTCATAGGCGAGGGAGCTACTGTCGTGGCGTCATCCTCAGATGCATGCATAAGCGTTGAGGCGGACATGGTGAACATCAGTGGATTCACAGTCAGAAACGGTCTTTACGGGATTCGATTGAGCAGGGTCAGTGGATGCAGCATAACAAACAACACTGTAACAGGATGCAAGCAGCCTGGGATCGTCCTTCTGACATCATCTGGAAACATAATCGCAAACAACAACGCCAGTTACAATGGCGTCGTCGGGGAGGGCTGGTACGGGATATACCTCACAGACTCCTCCAACGATAATCTTATCGTGAACAACATTGCGAACAACAACGGAGCGTACGGGATACACCTCTCAACATCATGCTTGAACAACACGATAAAGGGGAACATCCTCAACGGAAACATGTATGGAGTATACATGTTCACAGGCTGCTCTAAGAACATCATAGAGGGGAACCTGATCTCCGGAAACAAGGCGAACGGGATCGATCTGCGGTTCAACTGTAACCGCAACACGATAAGAGATAACATAATCACCGATAACCAGGTCGCGGGGATATCCCTCCTGGACTCAGGCGAGAACGAGATCCTCAGCAACGATATACGCTCCAACATCAGGTTCGGCATACAGATACAGGGAAGGAGCGATGGCAACACTGTGGAGGGGAACAACATCTCCAAGAGCCCCACGGGGATATTCGTGGAGTCGAGCAGCAACATCTTCCACTCCAACCGCCTAATCGATAATGTGGTACAGGTCGTGGACAGAGGGGAGAACGCATGGAACGCCCCCTACCCTGTTGGGGGGAACGCATGGAGCGATTACTCAGGCGTTGATGAGCGCAGTGGGCCCGCTCAGGATGTGCCAGGGGCGGATGGTTTTGGCGATACTCCAAGAGAGATCAACAACCGCTCGAGGGATATGTACCCGGTCATGGGATACGAGCTCAAGCCGATCAGGATAATAAATGTGAGCGTGCCGGAGGAGATTGAGGCTGGAGAAGAGCTGCTCATAAACACATGGATCGAGTCTGTCAATGGTTTATCCCAGGTCTCAGCGCGAATCCCTGAGTCGAGGTCGTATGTGCGTCTCTACCAGGTCGGTGATCATTACGAGGGGTCTCTCACCACCGCGCTTCTCGATCCCGGTGAGTACTCCGTTGTGATCACGGCGACAGACAGAAGAGGATATGAACTAGAAGAACTCATAGGGGAGTTCAGGGTCACACCCAGGGCCGGACGCAGCTTTGAGGCTGCAATGGACCAGCTGAGAGGAAGATCATGA
- a CDS encoding sulfurtransferase produces MCKPDYEEYPHEGFLRSLGPEEEKTSAPVISAKTERLKNPLFNKSLQTSATETNNDKASTQTTESAPVRSSSMLIPVTEVARSDLVLDVSNGASEYIDGAVHINYMEFYNENKELKSVDEIAALLGNAGISPSDRVVLTGTDYNCPTCLGGPFGATFVYWLMLYIGHDESKLKLLDGDTEDWKAAGLPVQSTPYVRPATTYTVQRIRSELLATNDYVKNADVQIVDSRTFDAFGQGSIPGALNIPYDKVTENGRLKDEAELESVFAGLTKDKPVVVYANTEFKASMVWFALRMMGYDARIYTWNDWLKNLPAVRMRLNSTLTRAEPNPASPGPVKIYAVFELPEEGAENISETADENLTTLSVMGCATCEPITVWSGSLTKSKNPGLSLGKTTQYFTCTARVMDAQGGEVASVPMERVSDDEYVGTWDATNASPGRYSVSFVVTVYSLSKEFEDALTVVIQ; encoded by the coding sequence ATGTGCAAGCCAGATTATGAAGAGTATCCACATGAGGGGTTTCTGAGAAGCCTAGGGCCTGAGGAGGAGAAGACATCAGCCCCGGTGATCTCTGCAAAGACAGAGAGGCTCAAGAACCCGCTCTTCAACAAGAGCCTCCAGACGTCTGCGACAGAGACGAATAACGATAAAGCCTCAACCCAGACAACTGAAAGCGCGCCGGTGAGATCGAGCAGTATGCTCATTCCTGTAACAGAGGTCGCCCGCTCCGATTTGGTTCTGGATGTGAGCAACGGAGCGAGCGAGTACATCGACGGCGCGGTGCACATAAACTACATGGAGTTCTACAACGAGAACAAGGAGCTCAAATCGGTAGATGAGATCGCAGCGCTCCTCGGGAACGCCGGGATCTCCCCCAGCGACAGGGTGGTGCTGACAGGTACTGATTACAACTGCCCGACATGTCTTGGTGGGCCGTTCGGGGCCACATTCGTGTACTGGCTGATGCTGTACATAGGGCATGACGAGAGCAAACTGAAGCTCCTGGATGGGGATACAGAGGACTGGAAGGCTGCAGGCCTGCCTGTGCAGAGCACCCCGTATGTGAGACCAGCCACAACCTACACCGTTCAAAGAATCAGATCAGAGCTGCTGGCGACAAATGATTATGTGAAGAACGCGGATGTTCAGATCGTGGATTCCAGGACATTTGATGCGTTCGGCCAGGGATCGATACCTGGAGCTCTGAACATACCTTACGATAAGGTCACAGAGAACGGCAGGCTGAAGGATGAGGCGGAGCTGGAGAGCGTCTTCGCAGGCCTTACGAAGGACAAGCCTGTTGTGGTCTACGCGAACACCGAGTTCAAAGCATCCATGGTCTGGTTTGCGCTGAGGATGATGGGCTACGATGCCAGGATCTACACATGGAACGACTGGCTGAAGAACCTCCCAGCGGTAAGAATGAGGCTCAACAGCACCCTGACGAGGGCTGAGCCGAATCCAGCATCTCCCGGTCCTGTGAAGATCTATGCGGTCTTCGAGCTGCCAGAGGAGGGCGCAGAGAATATCAGCGAGACAGCAGATGAGAACCTGACCACTCTCAGCGTGATGGGCTGTGCGACATGCGAACCTATAACCGTCTGGTCAGGCTCCCTCACCAAGAGCAAGAACCCCGGACTGAGCCTGGGCAAAACTACACAGTACTTCACGTGCACCGCCAGGGTCATGGACGCCCAGGGCGGTGAGGTCGCGTCTGTTCCCATGGAGAGGGTTTCTGACGATGAATACGTCGGAACATGGGATGCGACAAACGCATCTCCGGGCAGATACTCCGTCAGCTTTGTTGTGACTGTATACTCGCTCTCAAAGGAGTTCGAGGATGCCCTCACGGTTGTGATCCAGTAG
- a CDS encoding S8 family peptidase, protein MGNPDKRLIRRKAIYIFSAALAAALLFSIVFADDLLISDRATRWFQKEFRALIERDQSDTTPPVITNPRIFPYQIKRGDPRAEISANVCDGSGISSVYAEVGRKQVLMFDLDGDGRYIGYCGSNLPPGDYNISIVAVDRAGNAAVTPCRSLRVLDPQDLNANRIEDSLESLGPEETRVIVLHDDNVTDTAGEKLHTLDILKGSAMLVPGNKIPELARLKGVRGIYRDQKLRVLGGSCGTEQAGSGLPGSPENPRRATTGLTGNGVTVALIDTGVDAEHDSLDDLDDDPATYDPKIVAFVDMVNGLEKPYDDNGHGTHCASLISGTKGMGVAPGSRLAVLKVMDRDGSCYLSDALSALDWCAKNKDTYGIRVISFSVGGERSSERPTLLDEACNKMVEDGIVVVVAAGNSGPSPSSIVIPGEAEEVITVGAIDSRGKIFERSSRGPTSDGRIKPDIVTIGVDVPSALAGTKDDESCMSGTSMAVPQVAGAVALLLEGFGNLSPADVKRVLLRSADDLGDTGADNTFGWGAMNISRALTYLREDPEMVAGPELKSVDLSSNEANVGDLVVIEALVAGEVEEVTSTISGAEKVAEIPMVDFDLNSIYTTFWETGLWKPGDYTINVELRGRYGERISRSIPFRLNPRRG, encoded by the coding sequence GTGGGCAATCCAGATAAAAGGCTCATAAGAAGAAAGGCGATATACATTTTCTCGGCAGCCCTAGCGGCTGCTCTTCTATTCTCCATCGTCTTCGCCGATGATCTCCTCATCTCTGACAGGGCGACGAGATGGTTCCAGAAGGAGTTCAGGGCCCTCATCGAAAGGGATCAAAGCGACACCACACCGCCTGTCATAACTAATCCCAGGATCTTCCCGTACCAGATCAAGCGCGGAGATCCAAGGGCGGAGATAAGCGCGAACGTTTGTGATGGATCCGGCATATCCTCTGTATACGCAGAGGTCGGCAGAAAACAGGTGCTCATGTTCGATCTGGATGGGGATGGAAGGTACATCGGCTACTGCGGCTCGAACCTGCCCCCCGGTGATTATAATATAAGTATAGTTGCCGTGGACAGGGCGGGCAACGCAGCCGTAACCCCATGCAGATCGCTTAGGGTTCTCGATCCGCAGGACCTCAACGCGAACAGGATCGAGGATTCACTGGAATCACTCGGCCCTGAGGAGACAAGAGTGATAGTGCTTCATGATGACAACGTGACAGATACTGCGGGCGAAAAGCTGCACACCTTGGATATCCTCAAGGGAAGCGCCATGCTCGTCCCGGGGAACAAGATCCCAGAGCTGGCCAGGCTGAAGGGCGTAAGGGGGATCTACAGGGATCAGAAGCTCAGGGTCCTGGGCGGATCATGTGGCACGGAGCAGGCAGGATCAGGCTTGCCCGGATCTCCTGAGAACCCGAGGAGAGCAACGACAGGACTTACAGGCAATGGCGTGACGGTCGCGCTCATAGATACAGGCGTGGATGCGGAGCACGACTCTCTAGATGATCTTGATGATGATCCAGCCACATATGACCCCAAGATCGTCGCATTCGTTGATATGGTGAACGGCCTGGAGAAACCGTATGATGACAACGGCCATGGAACGCACTGCGCAAGCCTCATATCAGGCACAAAGGGCATGGGTGTGGCGCCCGGATCGAGGCTTGCTGTGCTTAAGGTCATGGACAGGGATGGATCATGCTATCTATCAGATGCTCTATCCGCGCTCGACTGGTGCGCCAAGAACAAGGATACATACGGTATCAGGGTGATATCCTTCAGCGTTGGGGGGGAGAGGAGCTCCGAGAGGCCAACGCTCCTCGATGAAGCCTGCAACAAGATGGTCGAGGATGGTATCGTTGTTGTTGTGGCGGCAGGCAACTCAGGACCATCGCCATCCTCCATTGTCATTCCTGGAGAGGCAGAGGAGGTGATAACCGTCGGCGCGATAGATTCAAGAGGGAAAATCTTCGAGAGATCCTCGCGTGGGCCCACCTCCGATGGGAGGATCAAGCCGGACATAGTGACCATTGGAGTCGATGTTCCATCAGCGCTTGCAGGGACGAAGGATGATGAGAGCTGCATGAGCGGGACATCCATGGCCGTTCCACAGGTTGCCGGAGCAGTCGCTCTGCTCCTGGAGGGCTTCGGGAACCTGAGCCCGGCTGATGTCAAGAGGGTGCTTCTCAGATCTGCAGATGATTTAGGTGATACAGGCGCTGACAACACGTTCGGCTGGGGGGCGATGAACATCAGTAGAGCTCTGACATACCTGAGAGAAGATCCTGAGATGGTGGCCGGGCCCGAGCTGAAGAGCGTCGACCTGAGCTCGAATGAGGCAAATGTGGGGGATCTCGTCGTCATCGAGGCGCTTGTCGCAGGCGAGGTAGAGGAGGTGACATCCACGATAAGTGGAGCTGAGAAGGTGGCGGAGATACCCATGGTCGACTTCGATCTCAACAGCATATACACCACGTTCTGGGAGACAGGTCTCTGGAAGCCCGGGGATTACACCATAAATGTCGAGCTTCGCGGGAGGTATGGCGAGAGGATCAGCAGATCCATACCCTTTCGCCTGAACCCCAGGAGGGGATAG
- a CDS encoding ATP-NAD kinase family protein — MPGCRRCKLGFLINPIAGMGGAVGLKGTDGVAALAERLGAAPVSKDRAERAFRRLLELSRGDIPAQLLTAGGPMGEGLLQELDVEHYVVHTPREKTTAEDTKRTCSVFASENVDLILFCGGDGTARDVASVSGDMPILGIPSGVKMHSGVFAVSPEAAADLAFGYIKGELRTRETEIADVDEEHYRKGELVVRLYGTARTPYLPALVQQRKQVYASSDEEHFKLEIAQFAREFMSDGSYYILGAGTTTAKIAELIGCEKTLLGVDVIRNGRTVLKDASESDLLELLGEIDGGVRIIVSPIGAQGFILGRGSQQISPRVLRIVGPEKLILIATPHKLRDLKYLLVDTGDVEIDRALAGRRQVVTGYRMAQLKEVRAASDVFKA; from the coding sequence TTGCCAGGCTGCCGAAGGTGTAAGCTCGGGTTTCTGATAAATCCGATAGCAGGAATGGGAGGAGCGGTCGGGCTCAAGGGCACCGATGGCGTCGCTGCTCTCGCAGAGCGCCTCGGAGCCGCTCCTGTATCCAAAGATAGAGCGGAGAGGGCTTTTAGGAGACTCCTGGAGCTGTCCAGGGGAGATATTCCCGCGCAGCTGCTCACCGCGGGCGGGCCGATGGGCGAGGGCCTACTCCAGGAGCTGGACGTGGAGCACTATGTTGTGCATACTCCTCGGGAAAAAACAACAGCTGAGGACACAAAAAGGACGTGTTCCGTATTTGCATCTGAGAATGTGGATCTGATACTCTTCTGCGGAGGAGATGGCACCGCGAGGGATGTCGCATCCGTCTCCGGGGATATGCCGATCCTAGGCATACCTTCTGGCGTGAAGATGCATTCTGGCGTGTTTGCTGTGAGCCCTGAGGCTGCTGCAGATCTCGCCTTTGGATACATCAAAGGCGAGCTCAGGACGAGGGAGACGGAGATAGCGGATGTGGATGAGGAGCACTACAGGAAAGGAGAGCTTGTGGTGCGCCTGTATGGCACGGCCAGGACGCCCTACCTGCCAGCGCTGGTCCAGCAGAGGAAGCAGGTCTACGCCAGCTCCGATGAGGAGCACTTCAAGCTAGAGATCGCGCAGTTTGCCAGGGAGTTCATGAGCGATGGTTCCTATTACATCCTGGGAGCTGGAACCACGACCGCGAAGATAGCAGAGCTGATCGGATGCGAGAAGACTCTTCTGGGTGTTGATGTCATCCGGAACGGGAGGACTGTATTAAAAGACGCATCTGAGAGCGATCTCCTGGAGCTACTCGGTGAGATTGATGGGGGCGTCAGGATTATAGTCAGCCCGATAGGTGCTCAGGGGTTCATACTTGGGAGAGGAAGCCAGCAGATAAGCCCAAGGGTTCTGAGGATCGTGGGACCCGAGAAGCTGATACTGATAGCGACGCCCCACAAGCTCAGGGATCTGAAGTATCTTCTGGTCGATACCGGAGACGTGGAGATCGACCGCGCGCTTGCGGGAAGGCGGCAGGTGGTGACCGGATACCGCATGGCTCAGCTCAAGGAGGTGAGGGCTGCAAGCGATGTGTTCAAGGCGTGA
- a CDS encoding TrpB-like pyridoxal phosphate-dependent enzyme → MRSKILLDEEEIPKRWYNVAADMPRPLDPPLNPATHEPLKPEDLEPIFPRSLIKQEMSTERWIDIPEEVRDVYRLWRPTPLYRAVRLEKALKTPARIYYKYEGVSPAGSHKPNTAVPQAYYNMKEGIERIATETGAGQWGSALALATCIFGLKCTIYMVRSSYDQKPYRRSMMRVWGAECFPSPSNRTNAGRRILEQFPDTPGSLGIAISEAVEDAATHDDTNYALGSVLNHVLLHQTVEGLEVKKQFELVDDYPDVIYGCCGGGSNFPGVCFPFIPDKLNDKKELRLVACEPTACPSLTKGLYTYDFGDTARLTPLLKMYTLGHDFVPPGIHAGGLRYHGDAPLLCSLVNAGIIEAQAFHQREVFDAATTFARAEGIVPAPESAHAIKPAIDEAIQCRKTGETKTLLINLSGHGHFDLSAYDAYNDGILEDYEYPEELVRQSLARLPKV, encoded by the coding sequence TTGAGATCCAAGATACTGCTCGATGAGGAGGAGATCCCGAAGAGATGGTATAATGTGGCGGCAGATATGCCCAGACCTCTTGACCCGCCGCTGAACCCTGCGACTCATGAGCCGCTGAAGCCCGAGGACCTCGAGCCGATATTTCCGAGATCCCTTATAAAGCAGGAGATGAGCACAGAGAGATGGATAGACATTCCCGAGGAGGTGAGGGACGTCTACAGACTCTGGCGCCCGACACCTCTGTACAGGGCTGTCAGGCTTGAGAAGGCCCTCAAAACACCTGCCAGGATCTACTACAAGTACGAGGGAGTGAGCCCTGCGGGAAGCCACAAACCGAACACTGCTGTGCCCCAGGCTTACTACAACATGAAGGAGGGCATAGAGAGGATAGCCACAGAGACAGGGGCAGGACAGTGGGGCTCGGCGCTCGCGCTTGCCACATGCATCTTCGGCCTGAAATGCACGATCTACATGGTCCGCTCTAGCTACGACCAGAAGCCATACCGCAGGAGCATGATGCGGGTCTGGGGTGCGGAGTGCTTCCCGAGCCCGAGCAACAGGACGAACGCTGGCAGGCGAATCCTGGAACAGTTCCCGGACACGCCTGGCAGCCTTGGAATAGCGATATCAGAGGCTGTTGAGGATGCGGCCACGCATGATGATACGAACTACGCCCTCGGATCCGTTCTGAACCACGTGCTCCTTCACCAGACCGTCGAGGGTCTTGAGGTCAAGAAGCAGTTCGAGCTCGTGGACGATTACCCGGATGTGATATACGGCTGCTGTGGCGGGGGGAGCAACTTCCCGGGAGTGTGCTTCCCGTTCATCCCTGACAAGCTCAATGACAAGAAGGAGCTCAGGCTTGTGGCGTGTGAGCCGACGGCGTGCCCCAGCCTCACCAAGGGTCTGTACACGTACGACTTCGGAGATACTGCGCGCCTGACGCCGCTGCTCAAGATGTACACGCTCGGCCATGACTTCGTGCCGCCCGGGATACATGCAGGCGGGCTGAGGTACCACGGGGATGCGCCCCTGCTCTGCAGCCTGGTGAACGCTGGAATCATCGAGGCCCAGGCTTTCCACCAGCGAGAGGTCTTCGATGCCGCGACGACCTTCGCGCGCGCAGAGGGCATCGTCCCGGCGCCGGAGTCAGCGCATGCAATCAAGCCCGCGATCGACGAGGCGATCCAATGCAGGAAGACGGGAGAGACGAAGACGCTGCTCATAAACCTGAGCGGCCATGGGCACTTCGATCTATCTGCGTACGATGCGTACAACGATGGGATCCTCGAGGATTATGAGTATCCAGAGGAGCTGGTGAGGCAATCGCTTGCCAGGCTGCCGAAGGTGTAA